In Conger conger chromosome 5, fConCon1.1, whole genome shotgun sequence, the DNA window TTAATTAGAGTAATTTCACtctctgtttcagcctggccttctacacaattttgaaaaataattttgtgatgAAATGGATTGAATCCTATCGAAATAATCAAACCGTTGTGATATGAGATTTCATGATGCGTTAATTAGAGCAGAAACTGCCCCATGGGAGAGGGTAATTAGAGCAGAAACTGCCCCATGGGAGAGGGTAATTAGAGCAGAAACTGCCCCATGGGAGAGGGTAAATAGAGCAGAAACTGCCCCATGAGAGAGGGTAATTAGAGCAGAAACTGCCCCATGGGAGAGGGTAATTAGAGCAGAAACTGCCCCATGGGAGAGGGTAATTAGAGCAGAAACTGCCCCATGGGAGAGGGTAATTAGAGCAGAAACTGCCCCATGGAAGAGGGTAATTAGAGCAGAAACTGCCCCATGGGAGAGGGTAATTAGAGCAGAAACTGCCCCATGGGAGAGGGTAATTAGAGCAGAAACTGCCCCATGGGAGAGGGTAATTAGAGCAGAAACTGCCCCATGGGAGAGGGTAATTAGAGCAGAAACTGCCCCATGGGAGAGGGTAATTAGAGCTGAATCTGCCCCATTGGAGAGGGTAATTAGAGCTGAATCTGCCCCGTAGGAGAGTGGAGGAGGTGGCTGAGGAGAACAGAGCCCTGCTGCAGAAGCTGTTTGTCCAGGAGGAAGCGCTGGAGCACGGCGGGCAGCAGCTGgagcagagctccacagagaACCTGTCCCTCCACCGCCACCTGGAGGCAGCACTGAGCGACGTCAAGCAACAGGTACCTCACCTTACCTCACCCCCGATATCTCATCACACAGCAGGTACCCCACCTTACCTCACCCCCAATATCTCATCACACAGCAGGTACCCCACCTTACCTCACCCCCAATATCTCATCACACAGCAGGTACCTCACCTTCCCTAACCCCCAATATCTCATCACACAGCAGGTACCCCACCTTACCTCACCCCCAATATCTCATCACACAGCAGGTACCTCACCTTCCCTCACTCCCAATATCTCATCACGCAACAGGTACCTCACCTTCCCTAACCCCCAATATCTCATCACACAGGAGGTACCTCACCTTCCCTCACCCCCAATATCTCATCACACAGGAGGTACCTCACCTTCCCTCACCCCCAATATCTCATAACGCAACAGGTACCTCACCTTACCTCACCCCCAATATCTCATCACGCAACAGGTACCCCACCTTACCTCACCCCCGATATCTCATCACACAGCAGGTAACCTCAATGTCCCTGCCGCTTTGTGTTGTTCCCtgcccctgattggctgagttTCCTCCCTCTTTTCCCGGTTGAGGTTTCCATAGTGAAGGAGAAGGCTGTGCTGAGGGAGAGAACTTTGCAGGGTAAAATCCAGGAGCTGGATTCTGAGAGGAACCGGAGGGAGAAGGAGCTGAAAACGCTCCGGCTGAGCAAAGAGTCTGTGAGTATCTGTACGGTCTGTATCTACTGCCGCTCTGTCTGTGAATATCTACTGCCGCTCTGTCTGTGAGTATCTACTGCCGCTCTGTCTGTGAGTATCTACTGCCGCTCTGTCTGTGAGTAtctactgctgctctgtctgtgaGTATCTACTGCCGCTCTGTCTGTGAGTATCTACTACCGCTCTGTCTGTGAGTATCTACTGCCGCTCTGTCTGTGAGTATCTACTGCCGCTCTGTCTGTGAGTATCTACTGCCGCTCTGTCTGTGAGTATCTACTGCCGCTCTGTCTGTGAGTATCTACTGCCGCTCTGTCTGTGAGTAtctactgctgctctgtctgtgaATATCTACTGCCGCTCTGTCTGTGAATATCTACTgccgctctgtgtgtgagtatctactgccgctctgtgtgtgagtatctactgctgctctgtctgtgagtatctactgctgctctgtctgtgaATATCTACTgccgctctgtgtgtgagtatctactgctgctctgtctgtgaGTATCTACTGCCGCTCTGTCTGTGAGTATCTACTGCCGCTCTGTGAGTATCTACTGCCACTCTGAGTATCTACTGCCGCTCTATCTACTGAGTATCTACTGAGACAAGAGAGTCAACAACTTTCAATGACTGAAGCAAATtacatgtgtgaatgagagtgaCTATAATGCAGGTGTCATGTGCTGCTGCCTCTCTGTAGAGGAGCAGCACTAATGTCAAGCACTAATGTCAAGCACTAATGTCAAACACTAATGTCAGACACTAATGTCAGACACTAATGTCAGACACTAATGTCAGACACTAATGTCAGACACTAATGTTAGACACTAATGTCAGACACTAATGTCAGACACTAATGTCAGACACTAATGTTAGACACTAATGTCAGACACTAATGTCAGACACTAATGTCAGACACTAATGTCAAGCACTAATGTCAGACACTAATGTTAGACACTAATGTCAGACACTAATGTCAAACACTAATGTCAGACACTAATGTTAGACACTAATGTCAGACACTAATGTCAGACACTAATGTCAAACACTAATGTCAGACACTAATGTTAGACACTAATGTCAGACACTAATGTCAGACACTAATGTCAAACACTAATGTCAGACACTAATGTCAAACACTAATGTCAAACACTAATGTCAAACACTAATGTCAAACACTAATGTCAGACACTAATGTCAGACACTAATGTCAGACACTAATGTCAAACACTAATGTCAAACACTAATGTCAGACACTAATGTCAAACACTAATGTCAGACACTAATGTCAGACACTAATGTCAAACACTAATGTCAGACACTAATGTCAAACACTAATGTCAAACACTAATGTCAAACACTAATGTCAGACACTAAAGTCAGACACTAATGTCAGACACTAATGTCAAACACTAATGTCAAACACTAATGTCAAACATTCAACTCCATATTATTTCATTCGCCACTTTTATTTCAGATGGAGAAACAGTTTGAAGTACGCCTGAAAGACCTTCAGTTGAGATTGGACCAATCTGAAAACCACAAACAGAGCATTCAGAACTACATCGACTTCCTCAAAAACTCCTACACAACCATGTTTGAGGACAGTCTCTAAACACACCTGGGCCTCGCTTCCTCTGTAAAGTGGATCTCTGTTCTCAAACCTTGCCTGTGGACAAGCAGTCGAGACTGAAAAGTTTATTATTTGATAGTGTCGTTTTTATGATTGAGTTCAACTGGTTGTATTTCTGCCTAGTGTTTGCCTGTAGAAATATGAAATTTtaactgaaaatgaatgaacaaaaaaatacatgtaaGCCATATCTTTGAGTgtaattttactttttttaaaattaaataaatctgttTCCCAAACCATACCTTTTgctgttttcattgtttcataaaAATTGTGAATCAGGAAGCTGAAAATGGCAAGGGCTTTATGGGGCTTGGGACTGAGAGGGTTAAACTGTCAAAGACAAATCCCTCACAGGAGCCCCATTCATGAGACAAACCACTGGTTTCAAAACAAAACTCGTGAAATGgcaacgagtaatcagggatgtGGCAATAAAACCTTTGGGGGACTAGTCTAGGTTTTCTTGTGAATGTTGTAATTATGAACTTGCACACACTGCTGAAGTTCTGATAAACAACCATTCGTTTCCAATCGCACACTGGTCAGTGGTGATGGTGAAAGGTTAACACAATATCTCAACTATTCTGCCTTCCAAAGCTCAATTGCTCAACAAACCATATTTTAGCATTTAAACCGATATCATGGCGGTGCTGTTACAGACACAGTGGCTCTAATAAGCTGCGTCCTGTCGCAAAGCTCAAGCTAAACTGAAATACGGCAGCATGTCCACGTGAGCGCATGCTGCTGTTTGGCGTTTGGGTTAGCGACAGTAACGTGGAGGCGGTGAAGTTACTGAATTTGTGGATTTTTCTGTCAGTGTGCTAACGATGGAAAGCTTATTGGTTTCCAAAAGTGAACATGACGATTCTGTAGAAGAAGCACaagtaaagaaaagaaaattatcaTTGGCGAAGTAAGTGAATTAGCGCTTTTTCTATCTTATACTGGGCTATAGCTACAGCTGAGCACAGCCAGGTCGATGGCTATCTGCATAGGTAGCTAACTAATTTAGCTTCAGTTATTTCCTCTGTACTCTTGTCAAGTTGCGAGACCAGCTATATGCTTACATATTTCTACTTGGCGTCATTATTGGTAAGATCTGTTAGATGAATCAACGGCTTGGTAGTCGGTCTAATGTTAGGTGCTACGCCCTCTAAGCAAGGTTGCTGACCATGACCGAGCAAACGGACAAGAATAAGACGCATTAATGCAGGTATGGTTTGTGTTTAACAGCTGTGGAACATGCGGCACAGAAGAAGCCAGATATCGGTGTCCTCGGTGTTTGAAACATTCATGCAGGTGAGATCAAATCAGGACTAAGGTCTGCGCACACAACATGGCAATCAACAACCATCTAGTTTGTtgctaaattaaaatattgtttgatCAAACCAATCAGCGGTCGCAGGaccttttgcatttgttttgaatCGGAGAATTTTAAGTGCGATTTGTCTTCGGTTTTCCAGCCTTCCCTGTGTGAAGAGGCACAAATCGGAGTCTGGATGCAGCGGGGTCCGCGATAAGACCGCTTTCGTGCCCCTCTCCAAGTTTGACGAAATTAACCTCCTCAGCGGTGAGATCGGACACACACAGCGGTTGTTTAAGTTACCCCCTTTAAAGCATAGGTgcactccagtcctggagggctggtctgtgtgctggtgttCGTTCCAAAAAGTAACCTTTAAGTTTTCTTTCAGCTGTATAACCtacgctggttcactcctgtacttgactCAGTATAATCTCTTGgttacacttgcagtctgcagctgtagcttgttcttatacaaatgtcagatcaagttACGATTGAGCTAATCAAGTAATTACTAGCAGACGtcggcacaaaatcctgaaacggacctgcccttgttgtgcacccctgctttaaagcTGCTTGCTGTGTAATTGCCTCATGGCTGAGGATTTAGGGAGGTTTTTAATTTAAGGATTtaaagtgaactacaggtgattcttcagggtgagttggaacacaaatggaaatttgGGAAGGATACATTCTGCTCAGATATTACAAagtaatttttttccccacacagtcATCAGTGTgtagaatagcttgccaggacatgtagtggaggctaAAACGTTGGGGTTTTTtaaagaccaggcttgatactgtGCTggattctatttagcttttaagTAAACTAAGCAGTTAGGTACACGTAGGGTAGGAAAAGGCAGCATTGCTGGATGACCGTGCGTATCCCATGGTGTCCAGATTACAGATGAATGGCCTTCATGTGAATCCTGTGTATCCCGTGGTGTCCCGTCTGTGTCCAGATTACAGATTTCTGGAAGACGCCAGCCGCATGGCCGACGGCACACACAGGGACCCCTTAATCCTGCGGCCTCGCACCAACAAACGCGTGAGTCAGTCCGTCCGCACTGAATACCAGTCAGCAGGACACCGTGTAATTAGTGTAACACCATTTCATTTATTAGTCCGTTTGTGCTTAAAAAGCCTTTTTTAACAAAGTGTAACCAGATTTGCTTATACAATTTTAAGTCTTCTCTTTCCATTTCCAGCAACTCACATGCCATCTTTGGTGTCTGTCTCCTTATGATAACATGTCTGATCTGGTCCTCTGGTGTATCTCTCTTTGTTGTAGCATCTTTGACTTCCCTCTCTGAGGTGTATCTCTCTTTGTTGTAGCATCTTTGACTTCCCGCTCTGAGGTGTATCTCTCTTTGTTGTAGCATCTTTGACTTCCCTCTCTGAGGTGTATCTCTCTTTGTTGTAGCATCTTTGACTTCCCTCTCTGAGGTGTATCTCTCTTTGTTGTAGCATCTTTGACTTCCCTCTCTGAGGTGTATCTCTCTTTGTTGTAGCATCTTTGACTTCCCTCTCTGAGGTGTATCTCTCTTTGTTGTAGCATCTTTGACTTCCCTCTCTGAGGTGTATCTCTCTTTGTTGTAGCATCTTTGACTTCCCTCTCTGAGGTGTATCTCTCTTTGTTGTAGCATCTTTGACTTCCCTCTCTGAGGTGTATCTCTCTTTGTTGTAATATCTCTGTCCCCCCATGGTGTGTGCCTGCAGGCGAAGACGCTGGTGCGGAAAGCGTACAAATTTAACCTGCAGCTGAAACTGCTTCCTCCTGGTTTCTCCAGGAGATGTGAAAACTCCACGTACTTCCACACAAAGTATGCTCATTTTTCCACTTCTGCTtgtatttaatgcatttaaaatctaGAAACACATCTCAGCGAAAGTGGAAACACTTTAATTGAagttttgggtgaactgccatACCCTCTCTGGCCTGCAGGGCGGATCAGTTCTTCTGGCACCTGAAGCTCCTGTTCCCTCAGAGCACTGCAGAGTTCACCCAGCGcaggtaagggggggggggggtggaatcgGCTGGCCCGGGGCTGATgtcccgaggggggggggggggggattgggtgTCGTAACGTGGGATTGGCTGGTCAGACGTTGCACTGCTCTAGGATTGGCTGTTGAGACGTCAGTCTGTGTTTCAGAGTCCCAGATGACCGCACCCTCCAGCAGGTCCTTGACCCCTACATCCACCCCACAGagtctgagccaatcacacgACAGAGGT includes these proteins:
- the znhit6 gene encoding box C/D snoRNA protein 1 isoform X2; translated protein: MESLLVSKSEHDDSVEEAQVKKRKLSLANCGTCGTEEARYRCPRCLKHSCSLPCVKRHKSESGCSGVRDKTAFVPLSKFDEINLLSDYRFLEDASRMADGTHRDPLILRPRTNKRAKTLVRKAYKFNLQLKLLPPGFSRRCENSTYFHTKADQFFWHLKLLFPQSTAEFTQRRVPDDRTLQQVLDPYIHPTESEPITRQRYDPYTHPTESEPITRQRLAAYVRAPPDHVKVFMRAAKSNSTCTRYHELDLQKSLRENLRFKMVVEYPEFHIALQDHCHNYTLLTPESGAAPRVTTATRLTWRGDKGASVTSRCDGDDDDEEEEKEEELEEGEIRGDEEGV
- the znhit6 gene encoding box C/D snoRNA protein 1 isoform X1; this encodes MESLLVSKSEHDDSVEEAQVKKRKLSLANCGTCGTEEARYRCPRCLKHSCSLPCVKRHKSESGCSGVRDKTAFVPLSKFDEINLLSDYRFLEDASRMADGTHRDPLILRPRTNKRAKTLVRKAYKFNLQLKLLPPGFSRRCENSTYFHTKADQFFWHLKLLFPQSTAEFTQRRVPDDRTLQQVLDPYIHPTESEPITRQRYDPYTHPTESEPITRQRYNPYTHPTESKPITRQRLAAYVRAPPDHVKVFMRAAKSNSTCTRYHELDLQKSLRENLRFKMVVEYPEFHIALQDHCHNYTLLTPESGAAPRVTTATRLTWRGDKGASVTSRCDGDDDDEEEEKEEELEEGEIRGDEEGV
- the znhit6 gene encoding box C/D snoRNA protein 1 isoform X3 → MESLLVSKSEHDDSVEEAQVKKRKLSLANCGTCGTEEARYRCPRCLKHSCSLPCVKRHKSESGCSGVRDKTAFVPLSKFDEINLLSDYRFLEDASRMADGTHRDPLILRPRTNKRAKTLVRKAYKFNLQLKLLPPGFSRRCENSTYFHTKADQFFWHLKLLFPQSTAEFTQRRVPDDRTLQQVLDPYIHPTESEPITRQRLAAYVRAPPDHVKVFMRAAKSNSTCTRYHELDLQKSLRENLRFKMVVEYPEFHIALQDHCHNYTLLTPESGAAPRVTTATRLTWRGDKGASVTSRCDGDDDDEEEEKEEELEEGEIRGDEEGV